The Paenibacillus sophorae genome has a segment encoding these proteins:
- a CDS encoding carbohydrate ABC transporter permease yields MAFTNRLRGFIVIGLLPALIIYLVFVIVPILWSAYYGFFDWKGIGAARFIGLGNYAEALKDPIFWKALKNNLIIVAASILGQLPIALILSLILRKSTLFHRFVRSAVFMPMVVSTVVIGLIWGYIYHPQIGILNVLLERFGLGSWIRDWLGDRGINMYSVSAPVIWANIGPYLIIFLSAIQNISSDVEEAAKIDGAIKAKWLYLIVIPMIWDTIKVAIVLCISGSLKAFDLIFVMTGGGPAQSTELLATYMYNNTFEIFRYGYGSAVSTLIIIISMILVLGSQLLMRKRGME; encoded by the coding sequence ATGGCATTCACGAACCGTCTCAGAGGCTTTATTGTGATTGGGCTGCTGCCTGCCTTGATCATCTATTTGGTCTTCGTTATCGTTCCTATTCTCTGGTCCGCGTACTACGGATTTTTTGACTGGAAAGGCATTGGCGCCGCCCGCTTTATCGGACTGGGCAACTACGCCGAGGCGCTTAAGGACCCTATTTTCTGGAAGGCGCTCAAGAACAACCTGATCATTGTCGCCGCCTCGATTCTGGGGCAGCTGCCGATCGCTCTCATACTGTCCCTTATTCTTAGAAAAAGCACGCTGTTTCACCGGTTTGTCCGCTCGGCTGTTTTTATGCCGATGGTCGTATCGACCGTCGTTATCGGCCTCATCTGGGGTTACATCTATCACCCGCAGATCGGGATATTGAACGTGCTGCTGGAGCGGTTCGGACTTGGCTCATGGATTCGCGACTGGCTCGGTGACCGGGGCATCAACATGTATTCGGTCAGTGCCCCGGTGATTTGGGCGAACATCGGACCTTACCTTATTATTTTTCTGTCCGCGATCCAGAATATCTCCTCCGATGTCGAGGAAGCGGCCAAAATCGACGGGGCCATCAAGGCCAAATGGCTGTATCTCATCGTCATCCCGATGATCTGGGATACGATCAAGGTCGCCATCGTGCTGTGCATCTCGGGTAGCCTAAAAGCGTTTGACCTGATTTTTGTCATGACGGGCGGGGGACCTGCGCAGTCCACCGAGCTTCTAGCCACATACATGTACAACAATACCTTTGAAATTTTCCGTTACGGCTACGGGTCGGCGGTTTCAACCTTAATTATTATCATCAGCATGATTCTGGTGCTCGGCAGCCAACTGCTGATGCGAAAGAGAGGGATGGAATGA
- a CDS encoding beta-N-acetylhexosaminidase, translating into MKFWFEGDISYLLPGIGILAGELGFQLDEDGMPVLVEISGEGIEVGCEDGRAYIRYGRTHQFFRGLGLLVQHVRKGAAFHIRERQQFDLVGPMFDLSRNAVLTTDSFKAMLNKMALMGLNTVMLYMEDTYEIEGEPYFGYMRGRYSQQELREIDDYAAQFGIEAFPSIQTLAHLEEFLKWEPVSHYRDTKGALLVGEKRTLKLVERMVESASAPFRSRKIHIGMDEAEELGRGKYLDRNGYSSRFDIMTSHLEKVLDIARGRGLEPMMWSDMFLKLASASGGEYYDAETSIPEEMRRRIPKDVDMVYWDYVHTEAEDYERLIAKHRSLGSKLAFAGAVWIFNTFGVNYGLSLKASDTALQVCKKEGIGEVYATMWGDDGNEGNPFAALLGLQLYAEHAYSPERPEWEYLAERVKFCTGIEADSYLLMKDLDETPGAEPDNRVQSNPSKFLLYQDVLLGLFDHQIDGLELSAHYEALERSLSERSAADPAAARMLEVPEKLCAVLKRKSLLGIELKRAYDAGDKAALAQAAERELPEIAQAVRELRSAHRTAWHRMFKPFGWEVLDIRYGGLVNRLDSAALRLLDYTEGRIARIEELEQERLPYSSANRFNHRGAGWCSYYYRMASPNVFFHVLNPF; encoded by the coding sequence ATGAAGTTTTGGTTCGAGGGCGACATATCGTATCTGCTGCCTGGAATCGGAATTCTGGCCGGCGAGCTTGGGTTTCAGCTTGATGAAGACGGAATGCCCGTCCTGGTGGAGATTTCCGGCGAAGGAATCGAGGTCGGCTGTGAGGATGGCCGGGCGTATATACGGTATGGGCGTACCCATCAGTTCTTCCGCGGGCTTGGTCTGCTGGTCCAGCATGTGCGCAAGGGCGCGGCGTTCCATATCCGCGAACGGCAGCAATTTGATCTCGTCGGCCCGATGTTCGACCTGTCCCGCAACGCGGTGCTGACCACGGACAGCTTCAAGGCTATGCTGAACAAGATGGCCTTGATGGGACTGAATACCGTTATGCTCTATATGGAGGATACTTACGAAATCGAGGGCGAACCTTATTTCGGGTATATGCGGGGCCGTTATTCGCAGCAGGAGCTTCGCGAGATCGACGATTATGCGGCTCAGTTCGGCATCGAGGCGTTTCCAAGCATTCAGACTCTGGCCCATCTGGAGGAATTCCTGAAATGGGAGCCGGTGTCCCATTACAGAGATACGAAGGGCGCGCTGCTGGTGGGCGAGAAGCGCACGTTAAAGCTGGTCGAGCGTATGGTCGAGTCGGCCAGCGCGCCGTTCCGCAGCCGCAAAATCCATATCGGCATGGATGAGGCCGAAGAGCTGGGCCGCGGAAAATATCTGGACCGGAACGGCTACAGCAGCCGGTTCGATATCATGACCTCGCATCTGGAGAAGGTGCTGGACATTGCGCGAGGGCGCGGGCTTGAGCCGATGATGTGGAGCGATATGTTCCTGAAGCTCGCTTCCGCAAGCGGCGGCGAGTACTACGACGCGGAAACATCGATACCGGAAGAAATGCGGCGCCGCATCCCGAAAGACGTAGATATGGTGTACTGGGACTACGTGCATACGGAGGCGGAGGACTACGAGCGGCTAATTGCGAAGCACCGATCGCTTGGCTCGAAGCTGGCTTTTGCCGGAGCCGTGTGGATTTTTAATACGTTCGGGGTCAATTACGGCCTGTCTCTCAAGGCATCGGATACGGCGCTCCAGGTGTGCAAGAAGGAGGGGATCGGCGAGGTGTATGCCACGATGTGGGGGGATGACGGCAATGAGGGCAATCCGTTCGCGGCGCTGCTCGGCCTGCAGCTGTATGCCGAGCATGCCTATTCCCCGGAGCGGCCGGAGTGGGAGTATCTCGCGGAGCGGGTGAAATTCTGCACTGGCATTGAGGCGGACAGCTACCTGCTGATGAAGGACCTGGATGAAACGCCGGGGGCCGAGCCGGACAACCGCGTGCAGAGCAATCCTTCGAAGTTTCTGCTGTACCAGGATGTGCTGCTTGGCCTGTTCGACCATCAGATCGACGGCCTGGAGCTGTCCGCCCATTACGAAGCGCTGGAGCGGAGCCTGTCGGAGAGAAGCGCCGCCGATCCGGCCGCAGCCCGGATGCTGGAGGTTCCGGAGAAGCTATGCGCGGTATTGAAACGCAAGAGCCTGCTAGGTATCGAACTGAAGCGGGCATACGACGCCGGCGACAAGGCCGCTCTGGCCCAGGCGGCGGAGCGGGAGCTGCCGGAGATCGCACAGGCGGTCAGGGAGCTTCGGTCCGCGCACCGCACAGCTTGGCACCGCATGTTCAAGCCGTTTGGCTGGGAGGTGCTGGACATCCGGTACGGGGGGCTTGTGAACCGGCTCGATTCCGCCGCCCTGCGGCTGCTGGATTACACGGAGGGACGAATTGCAAGAATCGAAGAGCTGGAGCAGGAACGGCTGCCGTACAGCTCGGCCAACCGGTTCAACCACAGGGGCGCCGGATGGTGCAGCTATTATTACCGCATGGCGTCGCCGAATGTGTTTTTTCATGTTTTGAATCCCTTTTAA
- a CDS encoding amidohydrolase/deacetylase family metallohydrolase, translating to MQEKLLLSHLQLVGGQMADIVVEDGRIAELTPPGQGRGDRVIDGSGLYVSSGWIDMHVHAFPEFDPYGDEIDEIGIKQGVTTIVDAGSCGADRIGELAASRLGARTDLLAFLNISRIGLKRIDELSRLEWIDLRQAAESAREYRDMIVGFKARISSSVVAGSGLSPLRMARCLSSETDLPLMIHIGSGPPDIIEIVPLLEQGDVLTHYLNGKENNLFDGEGQPLPVLLDARDRGVHLDVGHGTASFSFRVAEAARRHGISPDTISSDIYRGNRLNGPVYSLANVMSKFLYLGYPLNEVIDAVTVRAAAWLKRPELGRIQPGDAARLTLFSVEERPVRLTDSEGVTKEAALRIIPKGVVIHGEYAACEIRP from the coding sequence ATGCAAGAAAAGCTGTTGCTCAGCCATCTCCAGCTTGTGGGCGGGCAAATGGCCGATATTGTAGTGGAAGACGGGCGCATCGCTGAGCTAACGCCGCCCGGCCAGGGGCGGGGGGACCGGGTGATCGACGGCTCCGGCCTCTATGTTTCCAGCGGATGGATCGACATGCATGTGCATGCGTTCCCCGAATTCGACCCCTACGGGGATGAGATTGATGAGATCGGAATCAAGCAGGGCGTCACGACCATCGTGGACGCCGGCAGCTGCGGAGCCGACCGGATCGGCGAGCTGGCGGCGAGCCGACTCGGCGCCCGCACCGACCTTCTCGCCTTCCTCAATATTTCGCGCATCGGTCTGAAACGGATCGACGAGCTGTCCCGGCTCGAGTGGATCGATCTCCGGCAGGCTGCGGAATCCGCCCGTGAATACCGGGATATGATCGTGGGATTCAAAGCCCGAATCAGCAGCAGCGTCGTTGCCGGGAGCGGACTGAGCCCGCTCCGCATGGCCAGGTGCCTTTCTTCCGAAACGGATTTGCCGCTAATGATCCACATCGGCTCGGGGCCTCCTGATATTATCGAAATTGTGCCATTGCTGGAGCAGGGCGACGTACTGACCCATTATTTGAACGGGAAGGAGAACAACCTGTTCGACGGCGAGGGCCAGCCGCTGCCGGTGCTGCTGGACGCCCGGGACCGGGGCGTTCATCTGGACGTCGGGCACGGCACGGCAAGCTTCTCGTTCCGGGTGGCCGAGGCTGCCAGGCGGCACGGCATTTCCCCGGACACGATCAGCAGCGACATTTACCGGGGAAACCGGCTGAACGGTCCGGTTTACAGCCTGGCGAATGTGATGAGCAAGTTCCTGTATCTTGGCTATCCCCTGAATGAAGTCATCGACGCCGTTACCGTACGCGCAGCTGCCTGGCTTAAGCGGCCCGAACTGGGCCGCATTCAGCCCGGAGACGCTGCGCGCCTGACTTTATTCTCGGTCGAAGAGCGTCCGGTCCGCCTCACCGATTCCGAAGGAGTAACGAAGGAAGCGGCCCTGCGCATCATACCTAAAGGAGTGGTTATCCATGGAGAATACGCTGCATGCGAAATACGGCCTTAA
- a CDS encoding extracellular solute-binding protein: MKTLAVTACTVAMSLLIAACGQGGNTGSSGAAEGDTTGAAASRIKLSVWHNFSGDDLRAKAVRAQIDKFKAEHPEVELDAQAIPPDGYRQRLKTVAAADEMPDVFFTQSGTSIKEFYDGGLIQPITSLLGEHPEWKDNFIPGSLDALSFDGEVYATPLSGSATSFLFYNKSLFEQYNVKVPTTWDELMTAVKTFNDNKITPISLGNKASWLAQSSIISSLADRVTGTDWFKKAVNQDGAKFTDPEFVQALTYFKQLADANAFQTGFNSLDNTQMEQYFIEGKAAMMIDGAWALTNMAASGTEEQLNQVDVTILPFVPGGKGDPNSMSGGSGGGLALSKHVEGDQLKAALELIYTVSGPDAMKAIAGSNSIVTYNVELDESQVMPLFYKAYNLYKSVKLTPVYDAYLTSSATEAVNNGLQELSMGGNPEDIAKKIQDAQARELGK; encoded by the coding sequence ATGAAAACACTGGCCGTCACGGCCTGCACAGTGGCTATGTCGCTGCTAATTGCAGCATGCGGACAAGGAGGCAATACGGGGAGCTCCGGCGCAGCGGAGGGCGATACCACCGGAGCCGCGGCCTCCAGAATCAAGCTGTCCGTCTGGCATAATTTCTCCGGCGATGATCTCAGAGCGAAAGCGGTGCGCGCGCAGATCGACAAGTTCAAGGCCGAACATCCCGAAGTCGAGCTGGACGCCCAGGCGATTCCTCCCGACGGTTACCGCCAACGGCTGAAGACCGTAGCTGCGGCCGACGAGATGCCGGACGTCTTCTTCACCCAATCGGGTACGTCCATCAAAGAGTTCTACGACGGAGGGCTGATCCAACCGATTACGTCCCTGCTGGGCGAGCATCCTGAATGGAAGGACAATTTCATTCCCGGTTCGCTGGATGCGCTGTCCTTTGACGGAGAAGTTTACGCGACGCCGCTGAGCGGTTCCGCAACCTCCTTCCTGTTCTACAATAAATCTCTTTTCGAACAATACAATGTTAAGGTCCCGACCACATGGGATGAGCTGATGACGGCGGTCAAGACGTTCAACGACAACAAAATCACCCCGATTTCGCTTGGAAACAAGGCTTCATGGTTGGCGCAGTCCAGTATTATCTCGTCGCTGGCGGACCGCGTCACCGGAACCGACTGGTTCAAGAAAGCGGTCAATCAGGACGGAGCCAAATTCACCGATCCGGAATTCGTGCAGGCGCTGACTTATTTTAAACAGCTGGCCGACGCCAATGCGTTCCAGACCGGCTTCAACAGCCTGGACAACACGCAGATGGAACAGTACTTCATCGAGGGCAAGGCCGCAATGATGATCGACGGCGCATGGGCGCTGACGAATATGGCCGCATCCGGAACGGAAGAACAGCTGAACCAGGTAGACGTGACGATCCTGCCTTTTGTTCCCGGAGGCAAGGGCGACCCGAATTCCATGTCCGGCGGCTCGGGCGGCGGTCTCGCGCTCAGCAAGCATGTGGAAGGCGATCAGCTGAAGGCGGCGCTGGAGCTGATTTATACCGTCAGCGGACCGGATGCGATGAAGGCGATCGCTGGCAGCAACTCGATCGTGACGTACAATGTGGAGCTGGATGAGTCCCAGGTCATGCCGCTGTTCTACAAAGCGTATAACCTGTACAAATCGGTGAAGCTGACGCCGGTCTATGACGCCTATCTGACCTCCTCGGCTACGGAAGCGGTTAACAACGGGCTGCAGGAGCTCTCCATGGGCGGCAATCCGGAAGATATCGCGAAGAAGATTCAAGATGCCCAGGCCCGCGAACTCGGCAAGTAA
- a CDS encoding cache domain-containing sensor histidine kinase codes for MWFKHSLKGKLSLLLIVAIVFPLLGAGVVSYRIASNLTEKIEKQSGMNTLRQLSDKLDFIINDIETMSVFIIGQRNIQSYLGSDRADISLYSQNVAFLLNLASSKPYISNITITSGRGYPALSNTTVLHSGLPRLLEANTADYNPAQKWWTPLYENQTTDDGIKRVFSLVRPIRSTEKFQPLGELAISVDVDEVQEMLQDAAWNANGRLWLVNQEDRIMSSQTGEGLNMPLGQSLQGLGELRGTEGVLNIARGQESNTLLYYTLPSLNWKLVGVIPTRIYTAQNEYVLTLTAVAIGVAALLAGALVLYFTAWVTRPLTKLARKLKDVSPGDPVKQFEVRSTDEIGMVLHSYNQLGERIERLKNQLQLNEAKKKEADIQALQAQIHPHFLYNTLSSIHWIALMNKDRQVAEMVGALGDFLRFSLNDGKEFCSVGQEVAHAQNYVRIMSKRFQDKFDSTFLIDPKIQERTMLKLLLQPLIENSIMHGLKKKQGKGSVFVHAELRGDGLSFVVEDTGVGMDEEKLLHLRSLLLAGEADEQRQSGSSNSGYGLSSVDRRLKLHYGSGAGLHIESQPGGGTRISFTIPVLEG; via the coding sequence ATGTGGTTCAAGCATTCTTTGAAGGGGAAGCTGTCGCTGCTGCTCATCGTCGCAATCGTGTTCCCCTTGCTCGGGGCCGGAGTCGTCTCCTACCGGATCGCCTCCAATCTGACGGAAAAAATCGAAAAGCAGTCCGGCATGAATACACTCAGGCAGCTTTCGGATAAATTAGACTTTATCATTAACGACATTGAGACCATGTCGGTATTCATCATCGGCCAGCGCAACATTCAATCCTACCTCGGCAGCGACAGGGCGGACATTTCCCTGTATTCACAAAATGTGGCCTTTCTGCTGAACCTGGCTTCCTCCAAACCCTACATTTCCAATATCACCATCACCTCCGGCCGCGGGTATCCGGCGCTTTCGAACACAACGGTGCTGCACTCCGGACTGCCCCGGCTGCTGGAGGCCAACACTGCCGATTATAACCCTGCCCAGAAGTGGTGGACGCCTCTCTATGAGAATCAGACGACCGACGACGGCATCAAGCGGGTATTCTCGCTGGTCCGCCCAATCCGCAGCACCGAAAAGTTCCAGCCGCTGGGGGAGCTGGCGATCAGCGTCGATGTGGATGAGGTGCAGGAGATGCTTCAGGACGCGGCCTGGAACGCAAACGGCCGGCTTTGGCTCGTCAATCAAGAGGACCGGATCATGTCTTCCCAGACCGGTGAAGGGCTTAATATGCCGCTCGGACAGTCACTTCAGGGACTGGGCGAGCTAAGGGGAACCGAAGGCGTTCTTAACATTGCACGGGGTCAGGAGAGCAATACGCTGCTCTATTACACGCTGCCGAGCCTGAACTGGAAGCTGGTCGGCGTCATTCCGACCCGGATCTATACCGCGCAGAACGAATACGTGCTTACGCTTACGGCGGTCGCCATCGGTGTTGCGGCGTTGCTTGCGGGTGCGCTGGTGCTGTATTTTACCGCATGGGTTACGCGCCCGTTGACCAAGCTGGCCAGAAAGCTTAAGGACGTAAGTCCCGGCGATCCGGTCAAGCAATTCGAGGTTAGGTCTACGGATGAAATCGGGATGGTGCTGCACAGCTACAATCAGCTTGGCGAGCGGATCGAGCGCTTGAAAAACCAGCTGCAGCTGAACGAGGCGAAAAAAAAGGAGGCGGATATCCAGGCCCTTCAGGCCCAGATTCATCCGCATTTTCTGTATAACACTCTGTCGTCGATCCACTGGATCGCGCTCATGAACAAGGATCGGCAGGTAGCGGAAATGGTCGGGGCGCTCGGGGATTTTCTGCGGTTCAGCCTCAACGACGGCAAGGAATTCTGTTCCGTAGGGCAGGAGGTGGCGCATGCACAGAACTATGTCCGCATCATGTCGAAGCGGTTCCAGGACAAATTCGATTCCACCTTCCTGATCGATCCGAAAATTCAAGAGAGAACGATGCTGAAGCTGCTGCTGCAGCCGCTGATCGAGAACAGCATCATGCACGGCCTGAAGAAAAAGCAGGGCAAGGGCAGCGTCTTCGTCCATGCGGAGCTGCGGGGAGACGGCTTGTCCTTTGTCGTTGAGGACACCGGGGTCGGCATGGATGAGGAGAAGCTGCTGCATCTGCGCAGCCTGCTGCTCGCCGGGGAAGCAGACGAGCAGCGGCAGTCCGGCTCCTCGAACTCGGGTTATGGCCTGAGCAGTGTAGACCGCCGTCTTAAGCTGCATTACGGCAGCGGGGCGGGTCTTCATATTGAGAGCCAACCGGGAGGCGGCACGCGAATCTCGTTCACCATACCTGTACTGGAGGGATAG
- a CDS encoding acyltransferase, giving the protein MPQRTVTPMDLKVAPQTDMLPAKKKERIEEVTLLRAFAFLAITMQHSIAEYIYRSDILQPDAIMLAMLFDFTRFGTPTFVFLSGLLLFYNNNGKLSYWPFVRKKLVDIYLPFVCWTVIYWIAVQGVAFGQLGNPADWPRTLLRELFLPTYGYHLWFIPMIFQYYLLFPLFALAIQKVRQKLQAMPGGASFRRMFMIVAAIGALYGILMWLSSYRMPDWAEDWGGLWASVISYRSYYFVFYFFYFLLGAVCAFGLQRWRRFVEDGFIWYGFAFIALYIWQGYEILNHSTETINLNFAGYLRPFTFVLIVSQLLLLYGIIWIVQTRGGAVCRIFRFIGTYSFGGFLGHAFVLMLISSITRPLALTGYHLSAAVLTFALTAAGSIGLAKLLSKLSFGRWLIGTTGKQANRNRIKASPAQQTFPQ; this is encoded by the coding sequence ATGCCGCAACGAACCGTGACACCAATGGATTTGAAGGTTGCCCCGCAGACCGACATGCTCCCGGCGAAAAAGAAAGAACGGATAGAAGAAGTAACCCTGTTAAGGGCGTTTGCGTTTCTCGCCATTACCATGCAGCACAGCATAGCGGAATATATTTACCGGAGCGATATTTTGCAGCCCGATGCTATCATGCTGGCGATGCTGTTTGATTTCACGCGTTTCGGGACGCCGACTTTTGTGTTTCTGTCCGGGCTGCTGCTGTTTTACAACAACAACGGCAAGCTTTCCTATTGGCCTTTTGTTCGAAAAAAGCTGGTGGATATTTACTTACCGTTTGTATGCTGGACGGTCATTTATTGGATCGCCGTACAGGGGGTTGCATTCGGTCAATTGGGAAATCCGGCAGACTGGCCGAGGACATTGCTCCGTGAGTTGTTCCTGCCGACATACGGGTATCATCTGTGGTTTATTCCAATGATTTTTCAATATTATCTCTTATTCCCACTGTTTGCGCTTGCGATCCAAAAGGTGCGCCAAAAGCTTCAAGCGATGCCCGGAGGAGCGTCCTTCCGCCGCATGTTTATGATCGTTGCCGCGATAGGTGCGTTATACGGCATTCTGATGTGGTTATCCAGTTACCGGATGCCGGACTGGGCGGAGGATTGGGGCGGGCTCTGGGCGAGCGTAATCTCTTACCGGTCGTACTATTTTGTTTTTTATTTCTTCTACTTTCTGCTTGGCGCGGTTTGCGCCTTTGGACTTCAGCGCTGGCGGCGTTTTGTGGAAGATGGCTTTATCTGGTACGGATTTGCATTTATTGCTCTGTACATCTGGCAAGGTTATGAGATCCTTAACCATTCCACGGAAACCATAAACCTGAACTTTGCCGGATACTTGAGGCCTTTTACCTTCGTTCTTATCGTGTCCCAGCTGCTGCTGTTGTACGGTATTATATGGATCGTGCAGACGAGGGGAGGAGCGGTATGCAGGATTTTTCGCTTTATCGGCACTTATTCCTTTGGCGGTTTTCTCGGACATGCCTTTGTTCTGATGCTGATCAGCTCCATCACCAGGCCGCTTGCGCTCACCGGCTACCATCTGTCTGCGGCTGTTCTTACCTTTGCGCTAACGGCGGCGGGTTCGATCGGGCTTGCCAAGCTGCTCAGCAAGCTGTCTTTCGGGCGGTGGCTTATCGGAACGACAGGGAAGCAGGCGAACCGAAATCGGATAAAGGCCAGTCCAGCGCAGCAAACCTTTCCTCAATAA
- a CDS encoding carbohydrate ABC transporter permease, translated as MKTIATGSLAESTAGRTSGALKFRASWLLHLVLLAFALVTLYPLLWLFISSFKSNQDFFGSPFALPSVWRFENYTRAWEIGGIGSAFLNSIVVAVLSLVLTLFLGTLTAFIVSRLEFRFKGLIMMLFVLGMLIPIHSTLVPLFILMKSLGILDTYASLILPYTAFELPIAVFVVAAYLTSVPKELEEAAMIDGNGYWGIFFRIIVPLAVPAMATVSILGFLRFWNDFAFALVFINDQALKTLPLSLSLFSDGYGTDYSLTMAAMSIAVIPTIIIYLLFQNYIMKGMVAGAVKG; from the coding sequence ATGAAAACGATCGCTACCGGCAGCCTGGCCGAAAGCACGGCTGGCAGGACGTCCGGAGCCCTGAAGTTCAGAGCGTCGTGGCTCCTTCATCTCGTGCTTCTCGCTTTTGCGCTGGTCACCTTGTACCCGCTGCTGTGGCTGTTTATCAGTTCGTTTAAATCAAATCAGGATTTCTTCGGCAGCCCGTTCGCGCTTCCGTCGGTCTGGCGGTTCGAGAACTATACCCGGGCTTGGGAGATCGGCGGAATTGGCTCCGCATTCCTGAATTCTATTGTCGTTGCAGTCTTATCGCTGGTGTTGACTCTGTTTCTCGGAACGCTCACGGCTTTTATCGTATCCCGCCTGGAGTTCCGGTTCAAAGGCTTGATCATGATGCTGTTCGTGCTTGGCATGCTGATTCCCATTCACAGCACGCTGGTGCCGCTGTTCATTCTGATGAAGAGCCTTGGCATCCTGGATACGTACGCATCGCTGATTCTGCCGTATACGGCTTTTGAGCTGCCAATCGCGGTATTCGTCGTTGCTGCCTATCTGACTTCCGTGCCGAAAGAGCTGGAGGAAGCGGCCATGATCGACGGCAACGGATACTGGGGAATTTTCTTTCGGATTATCGTCCCGCTGGCGGTTCCCGCCATGGCCACGGTATCCATTCTCGGCTTCCTCAGATTCTGGAATGATTTTGCGTTCGCGCTCGTCTTTATCAACGATCAGGCGCTGAAGACGCTGCCGCTCAGCCTGTCGCTGTTCTCGGACGGATACGGTACGGACTACAGCCTGACGATGGCCGCCATGTCAATCGCCGTCATTCCGACCATCATTATTTATCTGCTCTTCCAGAATTATATTATGAAGGGGATGGTAGCGGGTGCAGTGAAAGGCTGA
- a CDS encoding response regulator, translating to MNILIVDDEVIIRTGLCTVIDWEELGMTLLPPAESAEEALERIPGERPDIVLTDIRMSGMDGIELAKEIKRRLPDAEIIILTGYDDFGYAQQALREGVTDYLLKTSGPEEVIKAVMKAQRNLSAKREAAKQGAVSAAALRSRLLEEWLTGGGRRSPETAAFEPVRDWLRQNGVFSTEEAGGVQPMRVLLVGASGWGDGRFSELILGSAENRLQELLPCVTLVRNHTVIVALRAEEGWPGMRSLEKTLNRVREMLKCDLFAAAGNIVHSLGELPRSYEEATKVYAYRVLFGDRGLYEMKDIERRRGGRTVCSEKEEQELLGLLIHNHATQLHAWTHRIVEEQLKDPDATPAALQAYLQSVVIVAHRWLDRNREIGASEPAAVPIFTFEPGTRLEDELFRQLLSVMNEFHQGASDSRYSYIQRAIAYIRNHLDQQLSLQQVAGFVHLNPNHFSEVFKRETGQGYMEFVTRERMLRAGSLLLTTQKKIGEIAGEVGYEDMKYFSQQFKKIMGCTPSEYRQANVN from the coding sequence GTGAATATACTGATCGTCGACGACGAGGTCATCATCCGGACGGGACTGTGCACGGTTATTGACTGGGAGGAGCTCGGCATGACGCTGCTTCCGCCGGCGGAATCGGCGGAGGAGGCGCTGGAGCGCATTCCCGGCGAACGCCCCGATATCGTGCTGACCGACATCCGCATGTCGGGGATGGACGGGATAGAGCTGGCCAAGGAGATTAAGCGGAGGCTGCCGGACGCCGAGATCATTATCCTGACCGGCTACGATGATTTCGGTTACGCCCAGCAGGCGCTGCGGGAAGGGGTGACTGATTATCTGCTGAAGACCAGTGGCCCTGAGGAGGTCATCAAGGCGGTGATGAAAGCCCAGCGGAACCTGAGCGCGAAGCGGGAAGCGGCAAAGCAGGGGGCGGTTTCCGCCGCGGCGCTGCGGAGCCGGCTGCTTGAGGAGTGGCTGACGGGAGGCGGCAGGCGGTCGCCGGAAACGGCAGCCTTTGAGCCGGTAAGAGACTGGCTAAGGCAGAACGGGGTCTTTTCCACGGAGGAGGCCGGCGGCGTTCAGCCGATGCGGGTGCTGCTGGTAGGAGCCTCCGGCTGGGGAGATGGCCGGTTCAGCGAGCTGATCCTGGGAAGTGCGGAGAACCGTCTGCAAGAGCTTTTGCCATGCGTCACGCTGGTGCGAAACCATACGGTCATCGTGGCGCTTCGCGCCGAAGAGGGCTGGCCTGGCATGCGTTCGCTGGAGAAAACGCTGAACCGGGTGCGGGAAATGCTCAAATGCGATCTCTTTGCCGCGGCCGGAAATATCGTTCATTCGCTCGGTGAGCTGCCCCGCTCTTATGAGGAAGCGACCAAGGTTTACGCCTACCGGGTCCTGTTCGGAGACCGGGGCTTGTACGAGATGAAGGATATCGAGCGCCGCAGGGGCGGCCGGACCGTCTGCTCGGAGAAGGAGGAGCAGGAGCTTCTGGGGCTGCTGATCCATAACCATGCGACTCAGCTGCATGCCTGGACCCACCGGATCGTAGAGGAGCAGCTTAAGGACCCGGACGCGACTCCGGCGGCGCTGCAGGCCTATCTTCAGTCGGTCGTTATCGTTGCGCACCGCTGGCTGGACCGGAACCGGGAGATCGGCGCAAGCGAGCCTGCGGCGGTTCCGATCTTTACCTTTGAGCCCGGCACGCGGCTGGAGGATGAACTTTTCCGTCAGCTGCTGTCCGTTATGAACGAGTTTCATCAGGGGGCGAGCGACAGCCGCTACTCCTACATTCAGCGCGCCATCGCGTATATACGTAATCACCTCGACCAGCAGCTTAGCCTGCAGCAGGTCGCCGGGTTCGTCCATCTGAACCCCAACCACTTCAGCGAGGTCTTCAAGCGGGAGACCGGCCAGGGCTATATGGAATTTGTGACCCGGGAGCGGATGCTCCGGGCGGGCAGCTTGCTTCTTACGACGCAGAAGAAAATCGGCGAAATCGCGGGCGAGGTCGGTTACGAGGATATGAAATATTTCAGCCAGCAGTTCAAAAAAATCATGGGCTGCACGCCATCGGAATACCGCCAAGCGAATGTTAATTAA